CAAGCTTAAAGATCTAGAAATGGCATACCCTGATAAGTTTATGATGACTGATTTGTGGAAAGAGTATGGTCATGTGGTCGAATTTCTAGACAGTGGGAAATGCTGGGCAGAGATTACTGACTCAGGTTCACTGCAAGAAGAATTATTATACTTCCCAAAGGTTAGCTCCTTTACAGTTAGATTTAATACCGATAGGCCGGAAACAGTCTTCGATGCTAAGGGGAATCTCTTGGTCCCTCCAATAAACCGAATGTGGTTACCTAAAATGGTATCTACTATATATGATAAAGGGGTGGATTATGGATTTAATTTTAAGAAGAAAAAACAAATTTATGGAAACCCTGGGGAAGTATCCAAAAAAATCGTAAAAATAATGAAAAAGGAATTTGAGAATAGAGAAACCAACTTTTTCCCCTGGTTACATCAAAGGTTTAACTATTGGCACGAGAAGGATGATTTTGACTATCTTTAATTCATTCAAATGCAAATAGTTATATAATTATGAATTAGAAAATTTTTATTGGCCTCCGATACGAAGTTCAGGATTAATCTAAAAGAGGGTGTTTTTGAACTGGAAGGAAATGAAACTTTTGTAGATAAACATTTAGAAAAGTTTGAAGAAATTTTCAAGGTTGCTATTAAGGAGGTCATCATAAATAATAAGGATAATGTTCTGAATTACACATCTGCACCATCTAACACACAAGTAAACAATGTTCCAATCCCATTGGAAAATTTTTCTTCTCAAGAATCTGGAACACTTTCATCGAAACGTAAAGATTTTCAAAATTCCGTGATTAGTGATGTTCAAAGGGAATTACCTCTTTCAGGCAAACCTACAAAACATTCTATTCCAAAAATCTCTATTAATATACCTCCACTGCCCGTGGATTTGAAAGAAAATAATGAAAAAATTGGCCTCCGAGATTTTTATGCAGAGAAAAAACCTGCAAATCACTACGAAAAAACTACTTTGTTCGTCTTTTATTTAACCAAATATAATAAACTAACGGAGATTAAATACGGAGAGATACTCTCGTGCTATGAAGAAATTAATGAAAAGAAACCTAGTATAATTGACATTGTTAAAAATTCTATAAGGTACAAAGGATGGCTTGAACCTGGTATTGAAAAATTATCAACCCGATTGACAATTTCTGGCGAGAATTTTATAAAATTTGATTTACCGAAGATCTAACTAGATTCTGAATCGATATCTTTTTGACCAAGATTCATGCAATAGATCAAGCTCTCCACCAGTCAAAACCTACGAATTTGATAGAATTGTCCAGGAGATCAACAATTGCCAAAATGAATTGTTTCTTAACAGTGGTGGCAAGTCTTCCTGCAAGCACTATGTCCATGCTTGTAATATGGTCATTTTGTTTCAATACCTTCACAAGGAACGGCGCATGATCTATGCCAGGTCCATGAATATAAACAGCAAAGTCGCAACCAAATTTTATCCCAGGGGTTACAATATAGCCCTTATCTCTCAAGTTTTCAAATACCACATATTTTACTTCAAAGTTTACATACTGTTTTGTACAAATTCTTAGGATTTCTTTCGGTTCAACATCTGTAGCCGAATCTTTGAATATTTTGAGGCGATTTCTATTACAAAGATAATATCCCTCAATTAGGTCGAGTACTATTGGCGCATCAAATTCGGCATTTTTAGGTTTAGATATGCCTAATGGCTTACCAAAATATCCACTACCAAACAATGTCCGTGATTCCAGAATATCATGAATGAATATTCTGTTTTCTACTAGTTGACCGGTAAAGGTGGTTATCAAATGCTTAAAGCTAGTATTGTAAATGAGTTAGAAGCCTGTTGACATTTGTCGACTATCCCCTCGATACCCTCTATAGCATCCTTGAACAAAATCAAGTCTTTTTGAGAAGTTATCTTATCTAATGCCTTGATTGTCAATTCCCTGTACTTTTTATCTACGTCCATCTCTATCATTTGGACCTCAATTGCCAATTCAATTGTATTTTCAGGTTTAATTGTAAGAGTCCTTGACATCTCGTTAATTCTGAACATAACGTCTATTATCATGTCGATCATCCCTTTCAACTCAATTTCAAAATTTAGTTTAATCACTTTTGGTTCTATATTTGACAACCTAAAGGAGACCCCTTTAATATAACCTGAAATTTCATCAATAAAATATGCAGTTCTTAAAAGGTCTTCCCTATATGTCATTAAACTTCCAGTGGCTATTACTTCTCTAGTAATTTGTTTTCTCAGCACCATTATATCATCTTCTATGGTACTCATCCTCTCAGAAGATTCTCTAATTCCATCCTTGTTTTCATGGATAATAGCAGTCGTCATTCTTGCCAATTCTCGAGATAAATTTAGAATCTTATTTGACTCTTCTTGTAGTATTGCCATTGTTTTCCTTTTTGCTTGGACCTCTAGCTCACCGCTATACATTTATTGGTTACAAAAGCTTGCCTGTTCATATAATTCTTTATTATAATTAGTCTGAATACTGTGGCGAGGTCAAAACTTTAATTTAGCTGATAGTTGGTAAAGTTTTCTTTAATTTCTATGAGATCTCGTAAAATTGAACTAGCAGTTTCCATCCCTCCAGCTCCTTTACCTATTATCGTTTGTGCTCCAGAATGCTCCGATCTAAATGTAACAGCGTTCAGCGTCCCGTTGACACAAATTGGATCATCTTTTGATATTGGAATTGGTCTAACGAAAAGACTATCCTTGTCACAATTAGCAATTAATTTTAGTGATTTTCTTTCACTAGCTGCCTGAATTATTTGCTCTTGATCTACCTTAGTAATTCCAGTTTTATCGACATCTTTCAATGTTACTTTATGTCCCATTATCCAGTTAGCCATGATGACTAATTTAGCAGCCGCGTCATCTCCATCAATATCCAATGAAGGATTAGCCTCTGCATATCCTTTCTCCTTAGCATCATCAAGTGCTGCACTAAAATCCAACCCTTCACCCATTTTAGTCAAAATATAATTTGTCGTCCCATTTAATATCCCTGTAAAGGATGTAATTCTGTCTCCTTTTAGACAATGTTTTGCAAAATCCAATACCGGTGTGCCTCCTCCTACTGTTCCGCTGAATCTTAACATAACGTTATTATGTTCGGATAGTTCTACCAAAGAGGAAAAAGACAAGGCTAATGGTCCCTTATTTACAGTAATAACATTCTTTTTAGTTCTTAAACCTGAGATGACATGAGACAATCCCGGTTCAGCTGTAGTTAAATTGGTAGGGGTAAGTTCTAACAAGACTTCTGCGTCAATATTTTCAATATAATTATCAGCATTAAAGACTGATTCAGAATATTTGCTTATGTTCCCATATTTTTGCTTAACCATTAAAACTCTCTCCAAATCTAAGCCGGTTTGAGAATATGCAATTCCCCTACTGTCTATACAGGCTACTACCCTTGGTTTTATTCCGTAATTCTTATATAATAGGTTAGAACTAGAAATAAGCAATCTTAGAAAACTTTGGCCTACAACCCCCAGTCCGCATACTATTATTCTCATTAAAATTATCCTTTTATCATTATAATAGGAGAATATAATAAAATTTGTATTGCTAATTTATCATATTAACCGGGATACGATCGACATGGTAATAAAATATGCCCTAATACATTAATAAATGAAATTCTAGGTCTATTAATTATGACCATATCTGTGGACGGATCTGATAATGAAAAATATGAAGGTAGAGAAAATCATACCTCAAGTAACGCAGACGAAAATCACTTCGATGTTGTTATAATCGGTTCTGGACCAGCCGGATACACAGCGTCTATATATACATCCAGAGCAAAATTAAAGACAATTGTAATCTCAGGAAGTTTACCTGGTGGACAATTGATGACCACCACCGAAGTTGAAAATTATCCAGGATTTCCACATGGGATAGATGGACCTGAGTTAATGACGTTTATGCAACAACAATCAGAAAGGTTTGGAACTGCTATGCTTATCGATGAAGTCACAAGGGTGGACTTTAAGTCTAGGCCATTCAGAATTTTTACTGGCTCCTCTAGTTACACTTCTGATTCAGTATTAATTAGCACTGGTGCTACTCCCAGGAAGTTGGGCATAGAAAGCGAACAAGAGTTCTCAGGAAAGGGATTGTCTTACTGTGCGACCTGTGATGGACCGTTTTTTAAGAATCAAGACATCGTAGTTGTGGGAGGCGGGGATACCGCTTTAGAAGAAGCAACATTTTTAACCAAATTTGGTAAAACAGTAAAAGTTGTTCATAGACGTGACAATCTACGAGCAAGTAAAATTTTACAGGAACGTGCATTTGAAAATCCAAAAATAGAATTTATTTGGAATTCATCCATTGTTAACGTCAAAGGGGACAAGAAAGTCTCCGCAGTAGTTGTTAGGGACCTAAATACTACTGAAGAAAAAAATTTAGAGGCAGGTGGTGTTTTTGTCGCAATAGGTCATGAACCAAATACATCTATCTTTAAGGGGCAAGTGGACCTAGACGAAAGGGGATACGTAAAAGTTCAGAATGGTACTAGGACAAATATCGACGGTGTTTTTGCAGCCGGAGATGTTCATGACTTCAAATATAGACAAGCGATAACAGCTGCTGGATTTGGCTGTATGGCTGCTTTAGACATTGAAAAATGGCTGTCTGAAAAAAGGACCAATTAAGAAAATCATCCTATTTTATTTTTTTTGACTATCGTAGCTGTATTTGGATTGATGTTATCATGTTGTTACTACTGGTACGCTAGTTTTGGCAAAAAGCTATTGTCCTTCAAGTAATTTTCAAATTCATTGTCTGTAAATACCGACTGTTCCTTGTACAAACTTTTGAACTTGCGTCCATCATCAGCGAATATCCCCACAAAAACCTGGTCCTTGTTTGTATTCTCTTGAGCTCTTTCCATCATACTGGCTAGAACAGAGCCAGAAGAGGGTCCCACCAACATATTTTCATTCAGCGCGATCTGTTTTACCATTTTAAATGATTTTTCGTTTGTTGCCGTATACCAAGCATCCACCACTTCTTCTCGCCTCAAGAACAGCTCTGGCTTTGCGGATTCCTCAAAGTTTCTTAATCCTTGAAGCAGATGATTTCTCTGTGCTTGAATAGCAACTACTTGGATTTGATTGTTCTTTTCTTTTAAGAATTTTCCAGTTCCAGTAATAGTACCTCCAGTTCCAGCCCCAGTGAAAAAATGAGTTATTTTTCCATTGGTTTGTTCCCAAATTTCTGGTCCAGTGCTTTGAAAATGAGAAAGATAATTTGAATCGTTTTCGTACTGATTTGGCATATAATAAACGTCTGGCCGAGGTTTGGAAATAGCGTACGCAAGGGCGATGCTCTGATCCGTACCAGCACCTACTCGAGGGCAT
This Candidatus Nitrosocosmicus oleophilus DNA region includes the following protein-coding sequences:
- a CDS encoding PLP-dependent cysteine synthase family protein; protein product: MTTSTTYSDPNNVTERIGNTPLVQLKSFSTDNVKIYAKLEWYNPFGSVKDRAAYWMIKNAEEKKILRKDKSIIIEPTSGNTGIALAGIASYLGYKVEIVIPEKVSKETKDILRKLGAILHETSDDLCPRVGAGTDQSIALAYAISKPRPDVYYMPNQYENDSNYLSHFQSTGPEIWEQTNGKITHFFTGAGTGGTITGTGKFLKEKNNQIQVVAIQAQRNHLLQGLRNFEESAKPELFLRREEVVDAWYTATNEKSFKMVKQIALNENMLVGPSSGSVLASMMERAQENTNKDQVFVGIFADDGRKFKSLYKEQSVFTDNEFENYLKDNSFLPKLAYQ
- the endA gene encoding tRNA-intron lyase, encoding MTTFTGQLVENRIFIHDILESRTLFGSGYFGKPLGISKPKNAEFDAPIVLDLIEGYYLCNRNRLKIFKDSATDVEPKEILRICTKQYVNFEVKYVVFENLRDKGYIVTPGIKFGCDFAVYIHGPGIDHAPFLVKVLKQNDHITSMDIVLAGRLATTVKKQFILAIVDLLDNSIKFVGFDWWRA
- a CDS encoding homoserine dehydrogenase, which gives rise to MRIIVCGLGVVGQSFLRLLISSSNLLYKNYGIKPRVVACIDSRGIAYSQTGLDLERVLMVKQKYGNISKYSESVFNADNYIENIDAEVLLELTPTNLTTAEPGLSHVISGLRTKKNVITVNKGPLALSFSSLVELSEHNNVMLRFSGTVGGGTPVLDFAKHCLKGDRITSFTGILNGTTNYILTKMGEGLDFSAALDDAKEKGYAEANPSLDIDGDDAAAKLVIMANWIMGHKVTLKDVDKTGITKVDQEQIIQAASERKSLKLIANCDKDSLFVRPIPISKDDPICVNGTLNAVTFRSEHSGAQTIIGKGAGGMETASSILRDLIEIKENFTNYQLN
- a CDS encoding DUF47 domain-containing protein → MYSGELEVQAKRKTMAILQEESNKILNLSRELARMTTAIIHENKDGIRESSERMSTIEDDIMVLRKQITREVIATGSLMTYREDLLRTAYFIDEISGYIKGVSFRLSNIEPKVIKLNFEIELKGMIDMIIDVMFRINEMSRTLTIKPENTIELAIEVQMIEMDVDKKYRELTIKALDKITSQKDLILFKDAIEGIEGIVDKCQQASNSFTILALSI
- the trxB gene encoding thioredoxin-disulfide reductase, which gives rise to MSVDGSDNEKYEGRENHTSSNADENHFDVVIIGSGPAGYTASIYTSRAKLKTIVISGSLPGGQLMTTTEVENYPGFPHGIDGPELMTFMQQQSERFGTAMLIDEVTRVDFKSRPFRIFTGSSSYTSDSVLISTGATPRKLGIESEQEFSGKGLSYCATCDGPFFKNQDIVVVGGGDTALEEATFLTKFGKTVKVVHRRDNLRASKILQERAFENPKIEFIWNSSIVNVKGDKKVSAVVVRDLNTTEEKNLEAGGVFVAIGHEPNTSIFKGQVDLDERGYVKVQNGTRTNIDGVFAAGDVHDFKYRQAITAAGFGCMAALDIEKWLSEKRTN